The genomic region TGCTCGCGCTCGCCTCGCTCCTGCACGACATCGGTAAGGGGCGGCCCGGCGACCACAGCGAGGTCGGGGCGCCGATGGCGCGCGAGATCGTGCTGCGCTGGGGGTTCGCGCCGGAGGACGCCGAGGTCGTCGGCGAGCTCGTCCGGTGGCACTTGCTGCTGCCCACCGTCGCGACGCGCCGCGACATCGAGGATCCCGCCACCGCCGTCAGCGTGGCCGAGATCGTCCGCTCCGAGCGCTTCCTCGACCTCCTCGCGGCGCTGACCCGTGCCGACGGGGCCGCCACCAGCAGCGAGGCTCGGTCGCGCTGGCGTCGCGGACTCATCGACGGCCTGGTCGAGAAGGTCCGGGCCGTGCTGCAGGGCGACACCGACATCGATGCCGAGGCCTACGAGGGATGGCCGGACTCGCAGCCGTTCCCGGACCTGACGACGGGCCGGGGCGCGGGGGACGGCGTGCGGGTCGACGTGGCCGCGCACCACGGAGGCTCGCTCCTGACGATCGTCGCGCCCGACTCGCCCGGACTGCTCGCACGGGTGGCCGGCGCGCTCGCCCTGGCCGGGATCGACCTGCAGTCGCTCCGCACCGTGACCCGTGAGGGCCGCGCGGTCTCGATGTGGGAGACCCCCCGCCCGGACGTCGACCGCAACCTCGTGCTCGAGCGGGTCCGCCGGGTGCTGGCCGGCGACGTCGACCTGGACCTGCGGCTCGACCGGCCCGCGAAGGGCGACGACGACCCGCGCGTCCGCCTCGTCTCCCGGGCCCACCTCACCGCCACGATGCTCGAGGTCCGGGCTCTCGACCGCCGCGGCCTGATCTACCTGGTGGCCCGGGCCGCGCACGCCGCCGGCGCCTCGATCCGGTCGGCCCACGTCAGTACCTATGGCGCCGAGGTGCGTGAGGTCTTCTACCTCGTGGACGGCAGCGGCGACCCGCTCGACCCGACCGCCGCCGACCACGTGCGCGAGGCCGTCGTGTCCGCCCTGGCCTGACCGCCTCGGCTAGGCTGGGCGGGCTGTCCGACGCTTCCCCCCTGTACCTGAGGAACTCCGTGTTCGACTCCTTGCAAGACCGCCTGCAGTCCGCGTTCACCTCGCTGCGCGGCAAGGGCCGGCTCAGCCCGGCCGATATCGACGCGACGGTCCGCGAGATCCGTCTCGCGCTGCTCGACGCCGATGTCGCCGTGCCCGTCGTGCGCGACTTCGTCACGAAGGTCACCGAGCGGGCGAACGGCATCGAGGTCAGCAAGGCGCTCAACCCGGCGCAGCAGGTCATCAAGATCGTCAACGACGAGCTCGTCACGATCCTGGGCGGGGAGACGCGTCGGGTCCGGTTCGCCAAGACGGCCCCGACCGTCATCATGCTGGCGGGCCTGCAGGGCGCGGGCAAGACCACCCTGGCGGGCAAGCTCGGCCGGTGGTTGAAGGACAACGGCCACAGCCCGATGCTGGTCGCCTGCGACCTCCAGCGTCCCAACGCGGTCAACCAGCTCCAGGTCGTCGGCGAGCAGGCCGGCGTCACGGTCTTCGCGCCCGAGCCGGGCAACACGGGCGGTGGTCCCGGGCCCGGGGCGGGAAATGAGTCCGTGGGTGATCCGGTGCAGGTCGCCACGGCCTCGATCGCCGAGGCGCGTCGCACGCTGCACGACGTCGTCGTGGTCGACACCGCCGGCCGGCTGGGCATCGACACCGAGCTGATGAAGCAGGCGTCCGACATCCGCGATGCCGTCGATCCCGACGAGGTCCTGTTCGTCATCGACGCGATGACCGGCCAGGACGCCGTGCAGACGGCCCAGGCGTTCGCTGACGGCGTCGACTTCACGGGTGTGGTCCTGACCAAGCTCGACGGCGACGCCCGCGGCGGTGCCGCGCTCTCGGTGCGCCAGGTCACCGGCCGGCCCATCATGTTCGCGTCGTCGGGCGAGAAGCTCACCGACTTCGACGTGTTCCACCCCGACCGCATGGCCTCGCGCATCCTCGACATGGGCGACGTCATGACGCTCATCGAGCAGGCCGAGAAGGCGTTCGACGCCGACGAGGCGGCCAAGGCCGCCGAGAAGCTCGCCGGCGGCGCCTTCACGCTGACCGACTTCCTGGCGCAGCTCGAGGCCATCGCGAAGATGGGCTCGATGACGAAGATGCTGGGCATGCTGCCCGGCATGGGCCAGTTCAAGGACCAGATCGCGGCGCTCGACGACAGCGAGCTCGACAAGATCAAGGCGATCATCCTCTCGATGACGCCCAAGGAGCGCGAGAACCCCAAGATCATCGACGGCTCCCGCCGTGCGCGCATCGCCAAGGGCTCGGGCCGCCAGGTCAGTGACGTCAACCAGCTCGTCACGCGCTTCTTCGATGCCTCCAAGATGATGCAGCAGATGGCCAAGGGGGGCGGAGTCTCCGGCATGCCGGGGATGCAGGGACTTCCGGGCATGCCCGGCAAGCGGGCCGGCGCCCGGCAGAAGCCGCAGCAGAAGAAGAAGGGCAAGCGCACGTCCGGCAACCCCGCGAAGCGCGCGGCCGAGGCCCAGGGCAAGACCGCTGCTCCGGCCGACGGCGCGGGAGCCTTCGGCTTCGGCCAGGACGCACCCGCCGACTTCGAGCTCCCCAAGGAGCTGCGGGACCTCCTGTAGTGCGCGTCCGCCTTCTCGGCACCGGTGCGGCCGACGGGTGGCCCCAGGCGTTCTGCCGGTGCGCCTCGTGCGGGGCTCAGCGTGAGGACCGGATCCTGCGGGTCCCGACCAGCGCCCTCGTCGACGACGTGCTCCTGATCGACGGCAACGCGGACAGTCCCGGTGCCGCGACCCGTGCG from Aeromicrobium sp. Sec7.5 harbors:
- the ffh gene encoding signal recognition particle protein — encoded protein: MFDSLQDRLQSAFTSLRGKGRLSPADIDATVREIRLALLDADVAVPVVRDFVTKVTERANGIEVSKALNPAQQVIKIVNDELVTILGGETRRVRFAKTAPTVIMLAGLQGAGKTTLAGKLGRWLKDNGHSPMLVACDLQRPNAVNQLQVVGEQAGVTVFAPEPGNTGGGPGPGAGNESVGDPVQVATASIAEARRTLHDVVVVDTAGRLGIDTELMKQASDIRDAVDPDEVLFVIDAMTGQDAVQTAQAFADGVDFTGVVLTKLDGDARGGAALSVRQVTGRPIMFASSGEKLTDFDVFHPDRMASRILDMGDVMTLIEQAEKAFDADEAAKAAEKLAGGAFTLTDFLAQLEAIAKMGSMTKMLGMLPGMGQFKDQIAALDDSELDKIKAIILSMTPKERENPKIIDGSRRARIAKGSGRQVSDVNQLVTRFFDASKMMQQMAKGGGVSGMPGMQGLPGMPGKRAGARQKPQQKKKGKRTSGNPAKRAAEAQGKTAAPADGAGAFGFGQDAPADFELPKELRDLL